In the genome of Nevskia ramosa DSM 11499, one region contains:
- a CDS encoding family 16 glycosylhydrolase: protein MQTSRAFGAKRTSNGQTIEKIYVINLDREPARWSSVKQELGRILDRSGNDLLSLTERHAAVDARDFSQDPPKDADVDPYYTLADQLFVEPQPRALPTRYELDVPIRMSRAEVAVAKSHIDVWRRVAQGMQEHALILEDDVWFHPSLARHLDQAWNDVAMESRNHESFDVLYVSYMEVTHGAPKTFVSSHVFRPVRGLWYLSGYILSRQGAQKLLRLLPCRGPIDLWINHQFNVLNVRATRRSLVLQRRDAPSTNSYSILPTLSMIGAINSEGASLFNIRPTQLPVFSFGPENSGQSSLAMALSMLGYRCCSDLNMLPSLELQRLREGSVDRIFNAYVNVGCLESMVRDLRRGYPQAKFIVTAPQGDAPTQSAWSLPVGLEGADVVVLDSGNLDSWRILCEHLRCAPPSGSFPKLDDLGQRHTLEADLQPGLARKRAAPERDRSPWVVESGHRSWIGVRVVPATHESERQWVDFEDRLERLDPLRWSARTDTFPGNMALFRPLNVEFDTKGAEFHVRREALGVRQYSAGALSSRARYLFGRFESTFQASNVPGVITGFFLHRNLPHQEIDIEIAGNMPTRLLVNVFYNPGNEGAQFDYGYRGAPSHIELGFDASKGMHRYAIEWTSYEIRWWVDNRLVHRRVLWDPTPIPHLPMKLHVNTWPSQSTQLAGKLSTHLLPATTHVQSILVRAHGPLVLEHQDEARSTPDRSFSCEVAT, encoded by the coding sequence CATGCCGCCGTGGATGCGCGGGATTTTTCGCAGGATCCGCCCAAAGACGCTGACGTTGACCCCTATTACACGCTGGCAGATCAACTTTTTGTGGAACCTCAACCGCGGGCACTTCCCACCCGGTACGAGCTTGATGTACCGATCCGAATGAGCAGGGCCGAGGTGGCGGTCGCCAAATCACACATTGACGTTTGGAGGCGAGTTGCTCAGGGCATGCAAGAACATGCTCTCATCCTTGAAGACGACGTTTGGTTTCATCCCAGTCTTGCTCGCCATCTGGACCAGGCCTGGAACGATGTTGCGATGGAGAGCAGAAACCACGAAAGCTTCGACGTCCTTTATGTGTCCTATATGGAAGTGACGCATGGGGCTCCAAAAACGTTTGTGTCGAGCCATGTGTTCCGGCCTGTACGCGGGTTATGGTACTTGTCCGGGTACATACTCTCCCGACAAGGCGCACAAAAACTTCTACGTTTACTTCCTTGTCGCGGCCCGATCGATCTCTGGATCAATCACCAGTTCAACGTGCTGAACGTGCGAGCAACCAGGCGGTCCCTCGTCCTTCAGAGAAGAGACGCCCCGTCTACAAACTCGTACTCGATTCTTCCCACCCTCTCCATGATTGGCGCGATCAACAGCGAGGGCGCTTCCCTGTTCAACATACGCCCGACTCAGTTACCTGTTTTTTCCTTTGGGCCAGAAAACTCGGGCCAATCTTCCCTCGCAATGGCGCTGTCGATGCTCGGGTATCGATGCTGCAGTGATCTGAATATGCTGCCATCGCTGGAGTTGCAGCGGCTCCGCGAAGGCAGTGTCGACCGGATCTTCAATGCGTACGTCAACGTGGGATGTCTGGAATCGATGGTCAGGGATCTGCGACGTGGCTATCCTCAAGCTAAGTTCATCGTGACAGCCCCTCAAGGCGATGCCCCTACCCAAAGCGCCTGGAGTCTTCCTGTCGGCCTCGAAGGCGCGGATGTTGTTGTCCTTGATTCGGGCAACCTCGATTCTTGGCGAATCCTTTGTGAGCACCTTAGGTGCGCGCCACCTTCAGGCTCGTTCCCAAAATTGGACGACCTGGGGCAACGGCATACCCTCGAGGCAGACCTGCAGCCTGGCCTTGCTCGCAAGCGCGCGGCGCCTGAGCGGGATCGGTCTCCTTGGGTCGTGGAGTCTGGTCACCGCAGCTGGATAGGCGTTCGTGTCGTGCCCGCGACCCATGAGAGCGAGAGACAGTGGGTCGATTTCGAAGATCGCTTGGAGCGCCTCGACCCACTACGCTGGTCTGCAAGGACCGACACCTTCCCAGGCAATATGGCGTTGTTCCGTCCGCTGAACGTCGAGTTCGACACCAAAGGCGCAGAATTTCACGTTCGACGAGAAGCGCTTGGCGTTCGCCAGTACAGCGCAGGCGCCCTAAGCAGCCGTGCCCGTTATCTTTTCGGAAGGTTTGAGTCAACCTTCCAGGCGTCTAACGTGCCAGGGGTAATCACTGGGTTCTTTCTCCACCGTAACTTACCGCATCAGGAGATTGACATCGAAATTGCCGGCAACATGCCGACCCGCCTCCTCGTCAATGTCTTCTACAACCCAGGCAATGAAGGCGCTCAGTTCGACTACGGCTACAGAGGCGCTCCAAGCCACATCGAGTTGGGCTTCGACGCTTCGAAGGGTATGCATCGATATGCCATCGAATGGACCTCGTACGAGATCCGATGGTGGGTAGATAACCGGCTTGTCCATCGGCGTGTACTTTGGGATCCAACCCCGATTCCCCACTTGCCGATGAAATTGCATGTCAACACTTGGCCCTCTCAATCCACTCAGCTTGCAGGGAAACTTAGTACCCACCTGCTCCCGGCCACGACCCATGTGCAGTCGATTCTCGTGAGAGCGCACGGCCCATTGGTGCTGGAGCATCAAGATGAGGCTCGTTCCACCCCGGACAGGTCATTTTCCTGCGAAGTTGCAACATGA